One Dunckerocampus dactyliophorus isolate RoL2022-P2 chromosome 15, RoL_Ddac_1.1, whole genome shotgun sequence genomic window, AGTTTCATAGTTGCGCCGATGCAGCTCACACTTTGCCCTCTCATCAATGAGCATCTTCTGAAGCTCCATCTCGGCACCGCCAGACAATCCCAGCATGCCAGGAACCAGGTTTGCGGGCAAAGACTGATGGAGGGTCGATGAAGTCATGCCACCTGGACGAGTCAGAAGAAGAGGACGTTATCCTTGGTGAACCAAGCCAGAATTGGCAAGAGATTGTCTCCACAACCTGCCTGTTCTGTAACAATACAGCTCGAGCAAGAGGAGGACCCTCAAGTCAAGTTAGTGTCGTACTGAAAAGCCCGTCTTTGTTGTCAGTCTCCATGGCAGCTATAAGAAGAGTCAAGCTATTATTTGATACAATCACAGCCTCTTAGCTGTCAGGACAAGGCTGTTAATCAGACTCAAGTGATAAGTCAGCTCCCTTCCTTGGCTGCAGTGTCTGTTGTGGATACATGGACACAGAGTCTGGGGCGACTGATTACAGCGACGTATCTTTAACCATTTCATGTCAGGCATCCCCTTCCAGCAAGACTATTGTAAGTTGCACTGTGGCGGCAATGTAGGTTAGATAGAAACAGCCAATGGTAAAATGTGTCTACGTTTATAGCACCAAGTCAACATTCATTTAACATCGGACTCAGGACTAAGTATTGAAGATGGTGGGACTATTGGTGCTGCAGGGATACTCTTCTTAAAGTTGGATTACACTGGAACAACAAATTAGATAACAACAATGCGCGCAATTCAAATATCGCGCGCTGTCTCCCGCTACTCAAGTGTACTTTCTGACCAGCTACTTTCTGCAGCTACAAATAgtgtaatgtaaatgtatttattcgaTGGTGAATACATTCGCTTATTAAAGTTTTAACAACACCACAGAAGAAAGATTCAAGTTCAAGCCGCTACCTACGAGCTAAGGTTACAAAGTTAGCAAGCGGCATTGCTAGTCCCGATAAGCATTCTCAGCCAGCGCTCAgctgtgaaaacaaaaaaactatcaCTTACTGTTCTATTTCTATGTTGAATGCTGAAAGTCACATACACAGTGTATGTATATCTGTTTTTGCTTACAAACTTGTGTTATGGTAAGCGCCCGCTAGCTAGCAAGGTCATGTAGAAACTACAAACTGGGGCATCGTGGGAATTTTCTTCTTCTGCGAGGCATAGATAAAAGTTACAATGCCGCCACCTACCGGCTTCAAAGTGCTTTGCAGTGGAAACAACTAAAGGGGTTCTCCCATGTGATAAAAAGGTGTATTCAAGGAACATTAGTTTTCTAGAATACATATtggtaatatatatttaatctttttatatatgtatgcatatatatatatatatatatatatatatatatatatatatatatatatatatatatatatatatatatatatatatatatatataagcatGATTTACTAACTTCAATGCATCAGCATAGGTAGTTGTTGTGCTGGTCCCTCTGCTCAACACATCCCAGTTCTTCCAGCTGCTTCTGCTGGACTCTTTCCAGATCATCCACCCTCTGACGTAATAGGGCTAGTTGTTGCTGTTCTCTCTCATCTTCCtaaacacgcacacgcatgcacacacacacaaacatagaaAATTACTTAATCAGAATCTAAAAGGTTGAATGTTAAATTACAATGTGTGATACTCGTGATAAGCCAACTCAAGGAAAGACTCTGGGTGATGGTTGTCAATACGTACTTGTGTGTTGGATAACAGTATCTCAGGCCCAAGGAAAAGGGCAGGCCGGCACGTGGGTGTTATTTGGGCAGTGCCAGCACCAAAAGAACCACTGTTGCTCATCAGGAGGCTCCGGAACTCACTGTGCCTTTGCTGATAGTCCTGCAACCTCCTATGGCAGAATTAAGCTTGAAATGAGATTACAAAGATAATGAATGTGTAAAACAGAGTAATACCGTACTTGAAATAGTGGCCGGTGCCTCATTACTATATAATTTGTATCAAGTATCTCTATTGCTTTGGGAGAAAAACAAATCTAAGTGGTTAAACGAAACAAAATctgcaggggatcaaatactgtacagtatataagatAACTTActaatataaaaacattttataaaaataaacacgGCCACTATAAGAGGAAATATTACATGAATTCATTCAATATGAGCAACGGGCTTACTTGTTGGCTGCAGCACCTTCCCGGTTAAGCTCATCTATTTGTGCCTTCAGCACTTGGATTGTGTTCTGCAGACTCTTCTCCTTTTTCTCCACCTGGGCTTTCCGCTGCACAGCAGACAAACACAGTAAGACAACCAGCGCATGCATTTTCATGAGTTTCCTCATGTGTAACACGGAAGCCATACCTTCTTCTCAGCAGCTGCCATCCTCTGTATTTTGTCTTTGAGTTGAGAGTATTTCTCTTCTAGCTTGGCCTCTCGTGCCTTACTATCTTCCACCAGCCTGGAGGAGAAACGAGAGAGAGAAGTCAAAGAACAGGAAAACCCAAGgaattttaatataatataatgatacGTGTGAGGACAGGTTAATACTCATACCGCTCTGCCCCTCGACGAACACTATCCTCCTTCACCACGGCCAGTTTTTCCCTCAGATGTTGATTTGTGTCTATCAGCTCAGCTTCGGACTTTGACAATGTCCCTACATGGACACACAGTTGTTGatttttctgttaaaataagAACAATCACATTAGACCACCATTACAGTCCACAATGatgttctaaatacagtttttcctACCTGCTTTAGGTCCTCTACCTCTGCTTGCTGTCTCTCCAACTCCTCCAACTGAGAGCTTTGTTTCTTTAATCTGGTTCTGACAAACATTATGTCCATTTCAACATTTGCACATGCTCATTTACCAAATGTTACAAATCCACTGCCTGACCAGatcaaacattttcaaacatttttgacatttcttGCATCCAAAGAAAGTGTAGTTAAAATGAAATAGCTGAAAGTGGAAAGAGAAAAAACTGACTTCATGCCTTGAAGCTCTTTGCGCATAGACTCCTCGCTTTTCTGGGAAAAGCGAAGTTGCTCCTCCCATTCCCTTTTCTGAGCTTGCACGGTGGTGTCCTGCAGCATCCTCTGCTGTTCCAACTTGGCGAGGTGCTGCTCCAACTCCAGCCTAGCTAAGTCAAGTGCAAACAATCTTACTCTGTCACGACAACCTcagaatttaatttattttttcactTACTCACTTTTCCTCGTGCAATATGGTTGTCTTGTGGAGTTCCTCTTCACAAACAGATTTCACCTTCCTGACcatctctctttctttctccaCAAGAACTTCATTGTGCTTCTCCAGCACTTCCTTTAATACCTCCACCTCTGTCTTCAGACCTGGCAACATACACTAGGCATCATATTGCCACAATTAAACatggccatttgcggcctgtggctttttttttttttaattggccctcggcacattttagaaatacaattaaacaagaaaattaaaaaaatattacaattaagtcataataagaagaagaagttgTTTTACGAGCATAAAATCTATTTCATTTTGGAAgcataaatattaaaaacatcttAAAGCCTTAATactggaaacaaaacaaagaacaaagttacaatttctgcaaaatgaagtcattatattatatatattatatacaaggGCCATTATAATAGTGAAAATATGATGGGCTTGGCCACCCCTGCTCCAAACCAATGGATCCACAACGCAAGCTGTTATAACAGAAATGCACTTACTCTCCATCTGCCCCTTCAGTGTATCTCTCTCCCTCTCCACCTCCCCTTTTGAGCGTGTAAACTCTAGTTTGACATTGTCCACATCAGTCTTGTGTGAAAGCTTCAGGCTTTCAATCTGAGAATtgacaaaataaacaacaacaatgttaaAACACAATAGTGTCAACCAGACAAAAATGCAGCTttgccatgttggctttagtAACAGCCCCCTGTGCTGCTCCAAGTAACGACAGGATGTTGATTCATAATAATGTGTGATCTAATCAGGAGGTTTTAATGTCCAAAGTTTGGGTTTTTCTCCTTTggcttttggaaaaaaaaactcaacaaaCAATAAATGGAAATTTGTGAATGGTGAATGAATGCAATCCTCCTTATGTATCTGTTACTGAACTACTCTTTCatatacaggtacagtatatacaaaaaaaactgacaCTAGTTGCACAATTTGGCTTTAACTTACCTGGCATGTGAGGGAGCTGACTTCTCTTTTAGCTTTGTGCAACTGTCCAGTGAGCTGGCTGTTCTGCTCCTGGCTGAGATTAAGTTCACCCTCAGTGCGCTCCACTCGCAGGCGCAGAGACTGGCGCTCCGCCTGCAAATAGATTGTATTAAGTTCTGCTTTGGTGCCATCTATAAACAGCCACCCGGCTGCCAAAAATCTTATTAAATGGTCATGATGGCGGACGTCTCACCTCAAGAGATTTGACCATAGCCTGAGATTCTGTTAGCTGCCGGTTCTGGGTGAGCTGAATGTTCTCAACCTGCTGGTCAGAGTTGTCCTTCAGGGCCTGTAACTCAGCCACCTCTGCCTGCAGACCCTTGACCATCATGGTGAGCTGCGTTTTCTCCTTTAGCAGGATCTCCAGGTGTTTCCTGTCATGCAGTTGGTCTGAATTCTGGTACTGGGCCACTAGGTTATCCTTCTCCTTCTTCAAATGAGCAATCTGTAGAAATCCGTATGGTTTACTCAATTCATCGTAAATATTCATATAGTGGCTCAATTAATCAGTGCGTCCGTCAGTCTTGTCACGGTTACCTTGAAAAAGTAATGTGATTACTCCTTAAAAAGTAAATTAGCTCCTCTACtgattactttattttaaagtAACGTACTGGTAATGTAGTTACTGACAACCAAATGAGCTATCGATGGCCACTGGCCCACAATTTGGGCAACCCCTGCTTTTGTGGCTCTTTGTCAGGGCTTCGTCTGGATACAAACCACATTTCTATATTATTATTTCCTGACTGTTTCAGGCGAGCCATGGTAGTTGAAAGGAGCGGAGTGTTGTTTCGACTGGAGCTGGTCGATGCGTTTGAACAGTCAGCCTGCCTTTTGGTCACTCTCCAGAAGGGGAGGTCACTGATGtgctaacatttattttt contains:
- the LOC129195107 gene encoding centrosomal protein of 83 kDa-like isoform X1, whose amino-acid sequence is MESSNLQQTSSLIPNLDGMELQNMLTDLQKKCETYKSNYNVLKHEHSSLQDDLMHAQGEVKRLLAQQDKLQSQLSERSGELLDKKRENEELRLQVMTPQRLELLKVQVQQEMEAPIKERFHKLEEEAEKYRSDFNKLRYAFTVLIAQLEHQKEEDVGALEGQRMRYEVEIAHLKKEKDNLVAQYQNSDQLHDRKHLEILLKEKTQLTMMVKGLQAEVAELQALKDNSDQQVENIQLTQNRQLTESQAMVKSLEAERQSLRLRVERTEGELNLSQEQNSQLTGQLHKAKREVSSLTCQIESLKLSHKTDVDNVKLEFTRSKGEVERERDTLKGQMESLKTEVEVLKEVLEKHNEVLVEKEREMVRKVKSVCEEELHKTTILHEEKLELEQHLAKLEQQRMLQDTTVQAQKREWEEQLRFSQKSEESMRKELQGMKTRLKKQSSQLEELERQQAEVEDLKQKNQQLCVHVGTLSKSEAELIDTNQHLREKLAVVKEDSVRRGAERLVEDSKAREAKLEEKYSQLKDKIQRMAAAEKKRKAQVEKKEKSLQNTIQVLKAQIDELNREGAAANKRLQDYQQRHSEFRSLLMSNSGSFGAGTAQITPTCRPALFLGPEILLSNTQEDEREQQQLALLRQRVDDLERVQQKQLEELGCVEQRDQHNNYLC
- the LOC129195107 gene encoding centrosomal protein of 83 kDa-like isoform X2, translated to MESSNLQQTSSLIPNLDGMELQNMLTDLQKKCETYKSNYNVLKHEHSSLQDDLMHAQGEVKRLLAQQDKLQSQLSERSGELLDKKRENEELRLQVMTPQRLELLKVQVQQEMEAPIKERFHKLEEEAEKYRSDFNKLRYAFTVLIAQLEHQKEEDVGALEGQRMRYEIAHLKKEKDNLVAQYQNSDQLHDRKHLEILLKEKTQLTMMVKGLQAEVAELQALKDNSDQQVENIQLTQNRQLTESQAMVKSLEAERQSLRLRVERTEGELNLSQEQNSQLTGQLHKAKREVSSLTCQIESLKLSHKTDVDNVKLEFTRSKGEVERERDTLKGQMESLKTEVEVLKEVLEKHNEVLVEKEREMVRKVKSVCEEELHKTTILHEEKLELEQHLAKLEQQRMLQDTTVQAQKREWEEQLRFSQKSEESMRKELQGMKTRLKKQSSQLEELERQQAEVEDLKQKNQQLCVHVGTLSKSEAELIDTNQHLREKLAVVKEDSVRRGAERLVEDSKAREAKLEEKYSQLKDKIQRMAAAEKKRKAQVEKKEKSLQNTIQVLKAQIDELNREGAAANKRLQDYQQRHSEFRSLLMSNSGSFGAGTAQITPTCRPALFLGPEILLSNTQEDEREQQQLALLRQRVDDLERVQQKQLEELGCVEQRDQHNNYLC
- the LOC129195107 gene encoding centrosomal protein of 83 kDa-like isoform X4: MESSNLQQTSSLIPNLDGMELQNMLTDLQKKCETYKSNYNVLKHEHSSLQDDLMHAQGEVKRLLAQQDKLQSQLSERSGELLDKKRENEELRLQVMTPQRLELLKVQVQQEMEAPIKERFHKLEEEAEKYRSDFNKLRYAFTVLIAQLEHQKEEDVGALEGQRMRYEVEIAHLKKEKDNLVAQYQNSDQLHDRKHLEILLKEKTQLTMMVKGLQAEVAELQALKDNSDQQVENIQLTQNRQLTESQAMVKSLEAERQSLRLRVERTEGELNLSQEQNSQLTGQLHKAKREVSSLTCQIESLKLSHKTDVDNVKLEFTRSKGEVERERDTLKGQMESLKTEVEVLKEVLEKHNEVLVEKEREMVRKVKSVCEEELHKTTILHEEN
- the LOC129195107 gene encoding centrosomal protein of 83 kDa-like isoform X3, translated to MESSNLQQTSSLIPNLDGMELQNMLTDLQKKCETYKSNYNVLKHEHSSLQDDLMHAQGEVKRLLAQQDKLQSQLSERSGELLDKKRENEELRLQVMTPQRLELLKVQVQQEMEAPIKERFHKLEEEAEKYRSDFNKLRYAFTVLIAQLEHQKEEDVGALEGQRMRYEVEIAHLKKEKDNLVAQYQNSDQLHDRKHLEILLKEKTQLTMMVKGLQAEVAELQALKDNSDQQVENIQLTQNRQLTESQAMVKSLEAERQSLRLRVERTEGELNLSQEQNSQLTGQLHKAKREVSSLTCQIESLKLSHKTDVDNVKLEFTRSKGEVERERDTLKGQMESLKTEVEVLKEVLEKHNEVLVEKEREMVRKVKSVCEEELHKTTILHEEK
- the LOC129195107 gene encoding centrosomal protein of 83 kDa-like isoform X5, with the translated sequence MESSNLQQTSSLIPNLDGMELQNMLTDLQKKCETYKSNYNVLKHEHSSLQDDLMHAQGEVKRLLAQQDKLQSQLSERSGELLDKKRENEELRLQVMTPQRLELLKVQVQQEMEAPIKERFHKLEEEAEKYRSDFNKLRYAFTVLIAQLEHQKEEDVGALEGQRMRYEVEIAHLKKEKDNLVAQYQNSDQLHDRKHLEILLKEKTQLTMMVKGLQAEVAELQALKDNSDQQVENIQLTQNRQLTESQAMVKSLEAERQSLRLRVERTEGELNLSQEQNSQLTGQLHKAKREVSSLTCQIESLKLSHKTDVDNVKLEFTRSKGEVERERDTLKGQMEMYVARSEDRGGGIKGSAGEAQ